The Anopheles gambiae chromosome 2, idAnoGambNW_F1_1, whole genome shotgun sequence genomic sequence AGAGATGGTGCGTCTGTAACCAGAAaggcacacacatgcacgtggGCAATGGGTTTTAAATCTCAATTTTAAcccgtacacaaacacacagagtgGATAAGTTCCATGAGTTGCCACAATTGTTAAGCTTTTGCCCTTTACAGGTTCACCCCCTCTGCCCAGTCCAAGGAAGTGTAGcatctgtgtgtgcgcgcgcgagcggTCCGCGGTCAGTAATCTTTGGCGTGCTTCATCTATGCGCGACCGCGGCGTGAGTTCATCAACCTGCAAGCGTCGTCTGCCAACGGggtggcgtgcgcgcgcgcgcgctcacccTCCCTTGTCGCTGTTTCAGCTGGAACTAATCATGTGTGGAGAAgcgggaaaggaaagaagaatACGCACCACACCAACGCCCTTCGATCCCTTCTGCACCCAGaacagagggaaagaaaatgaaaagaaggaaTAAAAACATACGCACCTTCCGCCCCAAGATGATGAGGCTGCGTAGAAAACTTTGCGCGACCGTGCACGCACAAAACGGGGCACACAATGGGGTGGAACCGCTCGGTTTGTTGTCCCCCTTTTCGGCTAGGCGAACATAGaaccaaagaagaaaacgGAGATGTAAGCTTCGTTTCAGGAGAAGTTTGTTCCCCATTCCTCTACGGTCCTGTTCGTTTCCTCGCTGGCCTACCACCCCAAATGGGGAAAGTAAGCATCCCGGTTTGGCAGAAAAGATGCTATCAAGCGTACGGTGTTAACGATCTCGTTTATGATCGTCGTTACGATTTGTTTCGGATCGTTGAATTTGGAACGATGCGGCTAAAGTGTGCGAAAGAGTGCGGTGGTATTAACGCACGCTGCTAATGGGTGCCTCAGTTAGGTCGGCCGGGACAGCTTCAGCGCGCGGCTGATGACCCCGTGGTGCGAATCAATCCACCAATCAAACGATGGCTATAATTTAGCTCTTGAGCAATTAGGACAATCAGCTTCTTTCAAGCACGCACCGAGATGCAGCGGACATAAAAGCGGAAGGCTACAAATGTGAAACTGCCTGAAGAAGGGCAGAGGAGCAAATTGAAACCAAACCGACGGGTTTACAGTTGTGTTCTTTTTGTAATTTCAACCATCCATCTGCACATTTCCTTTGCATGTTTCTCACTTTCGGTGTTTCATCGAGGGCGCACACCCTTCCGCCCTGTTGAGGATGCACAACAGGACGCGACCAATTCGTGGCTTTGGGTAGTGatttttgggctttttttatttacatcaaCGCTACACACTAGTCACCAACAAACCGGCATCCCGTTGGCCGCGGGTCAATGTAACGAGAAAGTAAACCTAACGGATGGGTTGCCAGTACTCCAGCACATCGGCATACTTTTTGCGCTCTAAAAGAGAAGATGCATACAAATTGATTAGTTACAACAAATACAACAGTCCTTCAAGGCAGCAGCATCCTCCTCCACGACAGTGTTACTAACCAGGGGTAGGAAAATCTTCCGGATGCAGCTGAATGTAGTGGCGGAAGGTGGCATCTTTCTCGGCAAAGTGAGCATCACGCCACTTGTCGGCCATGGTGGCCACGGCACCGACGGCTAGGGCGGCTGCGATGTGCTTTTGAATGCCTGCAGAGAAACGGGGGAAAACAGCCAGGATATTAGACTATTTACCCTCACGGTCGGAACGTTACATCACAGGGCGAACTGCGCTAAACACAACACATTACCGCTGAGCGCTGGACGGCCGGTGCCATAGTTGACGTAGCAAGCGCCGATGAATCCGAACACGCTACCCACCAGCGGGGCCCACTTGTCGTGCAGCCAGGATTTCGTGAACGAGCCCGAAAGCAGCTCCTGGGGTGATTTTCCGccgtacatttttgtttttcccctgCGTGAGAAGCGGATTTTCTCCCAACACCGATCGACCAACAACACCTCGTTTGACGCACAGAACGTCAAGCACAGCTGAcagcagagtgaccagaaataccgatttatctgtattcctaccgattttttatatgcctaccgaaaatcacagatatttgatttttcagtcgtttaagcttaatctgtggcgcttgggacttggtgcacccgaatcaaaagaaaaactttaacacatcaaacttggtttataaatattttaacacttttattgcaaataaaagcaCATTTCAATTcatagcttcacacaatcttgctTCAAACCACTCACATTATTTATGAAAGACGCAccctttttcattctctttgctagtagggtaaaaagaaattgatcgttaaaataattgattaaatttaaatggttgcgttcaaggtgtatggatattaggaggtgaagtgcatcagagcaaattgacatttcacgacttgacataacaatactgggggctccggtattaaaatcggggagggctggaggggggtatagaaaattgtatgcgatttgacataacaatactcaatgatggcgcccggaaaacgcgctaacaattcacctccttaataaaaaCACCTtggttgcgttctcaacagtgctcctgccgaaatctgccaatataatctggtCACACTGGcccgcagggcaaaagctcgctcgaaaggtcaacaaccgtcgcaaaacgtcaaaaacgaccgtcgccagcgcctccaaatcgttgcgagtttcgctcgctggcgacgtcggtttgcagtacatgcgacgccggttttgacgttttgcgacggttttgcgacggtggccgccaaaaagctcgccttgGCCTGTGGGCAAAGtaaccagaaataccgatgtatatatatatctagggttcgaaggaaaaaatctcaattttttaatcattgaactacaaaactcagccaaacaattaaatcaatctaaataatCCAGCGAAAATCAAATGACAGCAGGTACGATAAAATTGTATCCGATGGAGCACTGCAGCGGCTCTAAGCGGTCGCGTGGAGGCCCGAGAAAAATAACTTGTCACcactgagaaaaaaaatgtgcatCTTAGTCCTTCTTTGGCATAGAATTCCAATTTTCAgatcgacacttcagaaaaATCTTCCGCCAAACCGCCAAAttatctggccacactggctgACAGGCTGCTATAAAATTGTCATTTGAAATGCTATAAAGACCGTTATTCAAACCAAAAAGGATGTTTGtgaattttatgttgcttcgTCGTCGTATTTATGAATCAAATTTACATAGGACATGAATTAGGTATGCAATAATTGTTAAATTTCTATAGAAATACAATAAATTAAGTTTTTGCAACAGAATAAGCTATAGTGAAGCGAACTAATGCTGCACAAGTACAACTATGCAAAATTCCTCTCTGGTTGATCTGCGTTGTTTTGTCTCGCTAACTTTGCCTCTGAACTTGAGGCGATCAAGCACATGATCAACGTGCAACCCTGAAAATTACCAGTCATCAGCACAATCAATTGCTAAGCATTATACCGCTTAGCGTTCAAACTTTGTACGTTGATGCGGTAAAAAATCACTTAAGCCATAATCTTTTATTTTACGGTAGCTGTTAAAAAAGATGGAGATATTCGTTTGCCGAGTGACCTTTCTTAACCCATTCGTAATCAGATGTGAGGCTTACAAAATATTCGTCTTTTCCCCCTTGTACCAACAATGTACTTTGAACTGTAGAGGCTCCCAGCACACCCAAATAATCTATTAAAAATgtgtcgttttcttttttgaataGCTTTCTGTCTTATCTACACAACACCCAATAATGCTAGATCACTCCAATGAAGCCACGCTGCACAAtaccacaaaaaaactcaaacacGATGAGGATCGTCTTTGTATCGCCCTTTGTACTCTATGATCCAGCCGGTGCCGTGCTGCCCGTAGAACTGATTCACACCACCATCAAGATGCGCCCGCCGCCCGTCGGTTTGATCCCGCACGACCCCACGTTCTCACATGATCTTTCCGGAACGCGACCGACGCCGAAACGCAGCGCATCCGCGTGTACATTCGTACGGCAGAATTTGTTGCTtatcaatttaattaatggGCGCTTTCTGGAGGCCCGCACTACGATCGCCGGATGATCACCGGCGGGCAACGTTTTCCGACCGTCAGTCGTTACCGGGCGTCTGTGGTCGACGGTTGCACACACTAGCTAGAGACGGTTCCGTTTCGTAATTGGCTTTCTGTCCGCCTGCAGGCACACACGATCACCCGGTGTCCCTCTCGGCGGGGATACAACAGTTGGATAAAGTGCGTAGGGAAAAGCATCCGTGCCAGTGTCAGAAGCAGCTGTCAAAGATCGAGCCTCCGACTGGAACGATGGGTTAGTAGGCGGCAGCATCAACACACATCGTGCACGTGCCCGCACCGTGGTGATGGTAGTGCTACGCAGTACGATTTTCTTACTGTCGGTCAAATTCATCGTTTCAGTGCACCGGCAGCTAAAGCGGCAACACTCGGGCCTGCCGCAGATGGAGTCGCTGTCGCGCTTCAGCAGCATCCCGGTGGTGGAAACCGGCATCAAAACGGCCGGCAGTGTGTACGAGCGGGTGAAAGCAAGCAACGGCCTGCTGACGTGGGGCTTCGAGACGGCCGAATCGCTCACGTACGCACTGATCGACTCGCTGCGCCCGGCCACCAAGATGATCCAGGGGCCGCTGCACCAGCTGGACAGCATCATGTGCAAAAGTCTCGATCTGGTCGAGCAGAAGGTACCCTCGATGTATCTTCCGCCCGAGATGGTACGGTTGATGGTGCGGCACGAACGCAGGGAGATCCGCACCGTACTGAAACTTCGCCTCTGCTTCGTTACCTTTTCTTTTGGCAGATGTTTTGGAACACGAAGGAATACATGTCGGACCATTTGATGAAGCCGGTCCTGTCGCGGGCCAATTCGATGAAAAATTTGGGCCACGCAGTGCTGGAATCGCGCGTCTCCAACTATGCCGCTGGCCGGATCGACGGGGCACTCGTCGTTTGTGACAAATACGTCGAGCGGTACCTTCCGACGGAGCCGCAAGATCAGCCAGACTGTAAGTATGCCGTTTGTACGTGAACGCTGCgagtgtatgcgtgtgtgtgagtgaattTGTGTTGGTAGCTTATCAGCCGGTATCGCTGAGGCGGGCACGTTCCTGGCAGCAGCACGGCTATCATGCGATTCCATTGACCTGCATGATCCCAAGCGAACGGATGATAGGACTGCACGCCACCAGCCATTGCATGCTGATTATGTGCCCAAGCGTGCATGATCGGATGGGCCCTGGCCAACAGTACCCTGTGCGTATTGGTCGGTATTTATAGGTTccgttttcttcatttctttgtTTTCCATCAACATtgtaaatgttattttttgttgaaatttcgTTTCTCATTGCaacaaaacagttttgaaTGATTACTGAAGAAACATGCATGTACAATCCGAATGCAACCAAAATTAACCTCCTCCACCTTCCCCGTCCTTGCCATACAGCGTGCGGTGCAGCTCCACCGGCAGACGACTCGAACGAGATGCACGTCGTGAAAACGTTCCACCGTGGCCAGCAGCTGTCCCGCAAGCTGAAGCGCCGGCTCACCTTCCGCACCCGCCAGGAGCTGAGCGCGCTGAAGAAGCAAAGTACCGAGGCGGTCCACGTGGTGGCGTACGCGGCCGAACTGATCGCGACAAACCCACGGGAGGCGTTGCAGAAAGCCGTCGAGCTGTGGCGCTACCTCAGCAAGGATGAGCCCGAAAACCAGGCCCGGCCCCGCACGCTCGAGCAGGTGGCCGTACTGTTGACGCGCGAGTCCGCCCGCAAGATGGTGCACCTGATCAACTTTGTCACCGGTGCGGTCACGCGCGTCCCGAAAGCCGTCCGCGCCCAGACGCGCGAGCTAGTGCATCACTTCCTGTTCGCGACCGAGCGGCTGATGAAGACGGTCCATCTGGAGAAGGCAAAGGCGGCGACACTGTCCGAGGCTAGTGGGCTCGTGCACCGCATTCAGCATACCTACGACGATCTGCAGAACCAAACCAACCTGGCACTGGTAAGTGGGAGCGGAACGTAGTCAACGCATCTCATCTCAATGAGCATTTGTcgccaaaaaaaacctttagtTATGCACAAAATTACGTATCGTGTTCATGTTCTGATTGGTCGGTTCAAAATTTTTCGCCCTCTCATGCCTTCCCGCCCTCAGCATGGTCAGTTGTCGCTGGCTAACATTGATCGGCACGATTTTATCCATTGGCTTTTGTTGAAAGTGGTAAGTGGACGCTGCAAAATTATCTTCCACATGTTCATCTGCTCTGTGTGTAAAATGTCTTTTTTTGAATtgtaacaatttttttaaaacaatgatTCTTTACGTATGCACCGACTGATAGTACAGTAGCATCCTTTTGTCACGCTGCATCTATTTACAGGAACGCTTGGCAGTCTTTCTTTCCGGGCGCTTGGAGGCGGAAAAGATCACCACCAGTGGAAACCCTCGCCGACGCATACAGCCCCGAACAAACAGCAATCCGATGAATTCGAACATTAACGGCGTGTACtaatttatgtgtgtgtatgtgtgagtgtgtatttgtgtatgtttgtctATGTGGCAACATAAGTCTGACAAGACTGTGTACTACCAAAACAATCCCCCTTTCCCTTGAGTACCTCGATCCAAATGGGAAAGTCAGGGTTGCTCTTTTTCCAACTAGATTCTAAGTGGATCGTTAATATGTaataattgttgttgttataaaaaaaaagaataaatacaAAGCATGAAAGTTTCAATCTACAAAACACAAATGAAAAAattgtgtgcgcttttttaatttaaataattcataaactATACGTCTTTTATTTTGATCATCTTTATACAGCTTTCTGTCTTACGTTGCTAGAGTTTAAAAACTACCCTCATTCACAACACAGGCAGGAGAGTTTCCTGGTTCCGGTCGCGCCACGCACCGACCAATCTTGCTGTGCCCAGCGCGCGTACCAGACACGCTCTGTTCTGTCTGCCGGTCAGTTCTACGAACGGAGCGAAAAATAATTTACCATTTGCGCTTTCCTTTTTCAGTGTTTAAAAtacgaaacgaaacaagaaacaggaagaaaaaaaaaccagcgaCAACACAACAAGCTTACAGTATCGCTAACATAACCATCTACGCTGACTGACTCTCTGTGACTACCTGATCAGCGGAGAAGGAGGTTAATAAGGCACATTTGTTGTTTGCCGATCCCGCCTAGATCCGGGATCCGGGCTGGCATTTCCTACTAGAACGGGTTTCGTGTTTGCTTAAAATTTGGCACTAAAATCACTACGACCACCACGATGGGGCAGAAATTATTGGTACCTGGTTGCTCGTACCGTGAACGAAGCTCTCGATCATCCCACACCCAACGAACCCGTTTAGTTACACCGCAACATCGCTATCGATCTCGTTTGGCCGTACCGCTGCGTGGAGCTCGgtgttaaattatttaataactaaaggacacaaacacaccccagcacacacacacacacacacacacacacagacaacacGTACGCGCTGGAAGAAGTCACTATTACTTAAAGTACAAAATCACATTGACATCTCCAGCGCCTGTCCCGGCAATATTGTGCATCCGGTTCAACCGGTGCCAGTTGGGATATGGGTTTGACGGCATCGGGCACCATGTTTTCGCTGTCTGTCTTTCCGTCGATTCAGTTTCGAGCCTAGGGAGGGaagaaaatcaaaagaaagaTGATATGAGTAAGTTTCAAGTGCAGAAAAGGTCCATCATTCTTTTGCGTTACTAAGCATAAGCCCGTTTTGTAAGTGAGTGCAGCATAAACgcataaatattcatattGTAGCGGTTGAGAGCGCCAAAAAACCAGTACGGTAGCATGCAAATATTTGAAAGCGTGTGGTAAGGTTGCAGATGTGTTAAACAAACGCATAAGCTTACAAAGCAAGCATCACACGAAAAGCATTAAAAGTGACGATCACATTCGCGCTGCTCGCTAGGGATGCTTTCTAATGCAAATGCAATAATGAGCAACCCGACAAACAACCCCACAGCCCTCTCTGAAGCAGATCTACGACGATGCTCACACAACTCGTTCACAAACCTTTTCTGTTCGCAGTGGATTTATGATGTGAGGTGTTGGgtagttgttgtttgctgttggtCGGTGATCGGTGTTTTAGCGACACCCTCGCTAGGCATAATGAGATCCTTTGCCCTTGCAGTATGTTCTGCCGAGTGCCTcggtgtgtgtaggtgtgtgtgtgtgagggtatGGATGTGTCGTGATCGTagtgtcttttttgttgctgacgAGGGATTGCATTGAGATGCTGGTGGTACTAGAACGGTTGAACGCGCAGTGCTTGTTCGTATATTGGTCCCCGTTTGGTTCCGTTTTACACCCTCCCAACAACCCACTAAACAACCCGCTCGCACCCAACACCAGCACTGCCACCCCTTTTACTGCTGTTGTGAACCGGAAtggttgttggtgtgtttggtgctgggcgtggtggtggtagtggtagtgatGGTGCCATTAGTGGTAGCTGCAGTGTCACCGTGATCAATGTTAATATTGTCTAGCTCGATGTCGGAACAGTTGTCCGAGTTGGACAGTGCCGAGTCCATCGAGGTGATGgtgttatttacttttttgtcactgaacGTGTCGCCGGGCCGCTTGGGCAGGAGAGGATCTTCCGCCGAaatgccgttgttgttgtccgATTCTGCGAAtgaaaatggggaaaagaaACGCCCACATAAAGCTCTCATCCTTTTAGGTGCTCAGGACGTCTGTCACCGCGCGCTGCTCACCCTTACCTTTCTGAGCAAGTGCTCGTGCTTCCTCCTCCTGTTTGGCCTTCACCGTTTCCGGCGTCAGTGTGCCATTGTTAACGCTCTCGATCGCCGTTCGCAGCTGGAAGGAATGGGCAAAGGATATTAGAATGCAACGTGTACCGTGTTTGGAGCGCCCCAATAGCTTACCTCCTTCAGCGCGACCACACCGACCAGACGGCCAACGTTCGTTACGTACGCATGGTTGATGCCAACCATCGAGAACAGCGAGTGAACCTTCAGGATCGACGTGCGCTCGACCAGCTGGAACGGGGCCGGATCGATGTGCAGATTGCCGACATCGATCGGCTTCGCCATCTCCTCCATCTCCCACGCCTTCTGGTCCTCGGGCGACATGTCGATCACGCGCTCCCGCGGCAGCTGCACCTTCTTCGAGATGCCGGGCGTCAGCGGGGCGACCTCCGACCCGACAATGCTGGGCGTACCGATCGACCCAATCTCCGGATCGGGCGTCACGTCCTGCAGCGTGGCCGACTTGCGGAAGATGATGTCGAACGCGGACCGGATGCGGCTCTCCGTGCCCGTGATCGTCGTGTACGGCGTGTGCACGGGGCTGTGCGGGGACAGCGGGCTGAAGCCCTTCAGCGTGAACGAGTTCGTCTTCTTGAGGATCGATTTCTTCGGCTGCGTCGCGCCAAACATGGGCCCGCTCGTGAGCGACGCGTTCGATTCGCGGCGGGCCTGCGGCGGCAGCATCTCGTTGTTCGCCCGCTCGCGCAGCTTCAGTATGTCCGGTGCCGGCACGACCTCGAACCGGGAGGGGCGGCGCGCCTTGGCCGCCTCGGCCGCTTCCCGCTTCTGGCGCTCCTGTTCCTCCCGGGCCTTCTCCTCCGCTTCCTTCATCAGTTTGGCGGCGACCTCGAGGCGCTTCTCGCGCCCAATGTGCTTGTCGATCATTTTGATCAGCTCGTAGCGCTGCACGCTGCCGAGCAGCGTCCGGTTGTCCGGGCTGTCGACGATCGGCAGGCTGCGCAGGCTCTTGTTCGCCTTCAGTATCTCCTTCAGCTGCTGGTACGAGATTCCCTTCCAGATGTAGCGCACGTCGCGCACCATAAAGTCCTCCACGTAGATGTTGTACATGCCGGACCCGGACGGCAGCAGATCGGGCAGGTAGGGTAGCTTCTTGATGAGTATGATGCTGTCGTACATGGACGGTTGGAGCAGGGCGGCGACGGCATTCGAGATGAGGGCCGCTATCATGACCGGCACGATGTGCGTGATTTGGCCGGTCATCTCGAACACGATCACGCCGACGGACACGGTGTGCGTGACGGCGCCGGAGAAGGCGGCCGCCCCGACCACCGAGTAGCCGCCCGGGATGATCGGGGCCAGCATGCCGCCGTACCGGACGCCGTGCGGGAACCACAGATGCATCGCTTCGCCGATGATCCGGCCGAACGCGGCACCGATTTTGAACACTGGTATGAACATACCGGATGGCACGGGAATGGTTGACGCGATGATCGACATGAAGAACTGGAAAGGAGGGATGAGACACACAAAACAGTTTAGCTTGTGGAGCTCATTTCGCGCACTCGCGCAGCTTACCGTGTagagcaaataaataataaggTTGGCAAACACGTTCGTCTCCGGGGTGCGCCAGTTCGAGACGACGGCCGCCTGCTCGACCGTGAGCTCGTGCTTGGTCCAGGTAAAGTTGGAGAACAGCTGGTGCACCTGGTCGTGTGTGCTCAGCTCGCCGGCAATATACTTTCCGAAGCCCAGCGGAAATGAGAGCGTGGCCACTATGAGCGCCACAATGCCGGGATACAGGAAACGGCTGGAAGGTTAGTGGTAGAAACAGGTTAGAGCAGGAAGACGCATCAGGAATTTCCGACACAACTACTTACTTCTTCTGGAGAAATTTGTTCATCTTTTTGTTCGACCGCATAAACAGCACGTACTTCCGATGGACCCATACGTACAGTGCGCCACCTAGACCACAAACGAGACTGGCAAACGGGGTAGGAAGCTGTCGTCAGTACATAGTCAGCAGCGCTAACGTTCCCTCAACCCTCAACCCCACACTACTTACCCGATCagcgcaaacacaaacagctCCTGCGGGTCGAACGGAAAGTCCGACGTGAAGTTGGTggaaaacatggccgtcaccgTGTCCGCCTTCTGGAACCAGACGGCCAGCAGCCGGAAGACGGTCGCGCCGCACACCGCGGCAAAGAAGCCGCGCCAGTAGTTGCGTACCGCAAAGTACGTCGTGGTGACCTCGATGCTGAACAGCACGCCCCCGATCGGGGCGGCGAAGCAGGCGCCGACACCGACGGCACAGGCCGCCGCCAGCATCTCCGTGTTGCGCGATTCGTTCTCGTAGATCGATTGGAATGATGTGATGATCTTACTTAGCAGCTGCGACACTATACTAGCTATATGTACAAACGGGCCCTCCTTGCCGAGCGGCATGCCGCTGCCGAGCGTCGCCGTCAGCCCGATCACCTTCGCGACGAGCGTCTTGAACGTGAGGTACTCCTTCAGCGCGACGCCGCGCAGTATCGTCTTC encodes the following:
- the LOC1273077 gene encoding chloride channel protein 2 isoform X3 gives rise to the protein MHIPIKDEYVRDFSFEPEFILRRKDSLDIQREKYHRKRLNSRRKRLKRNALLVLAKTAAIVPPPLGHQQRVVEKNDPGEMPVRPDGVENGSRNSETSACLPTTSSSSSRSSTTNMHTSSRSNAMLIDVPSPDDCPAGSGLDDLDPADKDEIRRSIVDIEIEEFYYMYGRYTKDLGEYAKDEARRLRLLERRRKKDDKARNKELLDVRDNKFFKAASWLWRNTFARLGEDWVFLALLGIIMALLSYVMDKGISMCTNSRVWLYRDLTNHPVLQYLAWVSLPVCLILFSAGFVHLVAPQSIGSGIPEMKTILRGVALKEYLTFKTLVAKVIGLTATLGSGMPLGKEGPFVHIASIVSQLLSKIITSFQSIYENESRNTEMLAAACAVGVGACFAAPIGGVLFSIEVTTTYFAVRNYWRGFFAAVCGATVFRLLAVWFQKADTVTAMFSTNFTSDFPFDPQELFVFALIGLVCGLGGALYVWVHRKYVLFMRSNKKMNKFLQKNRFLYPGIVALIVATLSFPLGFGKYIAGELSTHDQVHQLFSNFTWTKHELTVEQAAVVSNWRTPETNVFANLIIYLLYTFFMSIIASTIPVPSGMFIPVFKIGAAFGRIIGEAMHLWFPHGVRYGGMLAPIIPGGYSVVGAAAFSGAVTHTVSVGVIVFEMTGQITHIVPVMIAALISNAVAALLQPSMYDSIILIKKLPYLPDLLPSGSGMYNIYVEDFMVRDVRYIWKGISYQQLKEILKANKSLRSLPIVDSPDNRTLLGSVQRYELIKMIDKHIGREKRLEVAAKLMKEAEEKAREEQERQKREAAEAAKARRPSRFEVVPAPDILKLRERANNEMLPPQARRESNASLTSGPMFGATQPKKSILKKTNSFTLKGFSPLSPHSPVHTPYTTITGTESRIRSAFDIIFRKSATLQDVTPDPEIGSIGTPSIVGSEVAPLTPGISKKVQLPRERVIDMSPEDQKAWEMEEMAKPIDVGNLHIDPAPFQLVERTSILKVHSLFSMVGINHAYVTNVGRLVGVVALKELRTAIESVNNGTLTPETVKAKQEEEARALAQKESDNNNGISAEDPLLPKRPGDTFSDKKARN
- the LOC1273077 gene encoding chloride channel protein 2 isoform X10; translated protein: MKNRKFGMAGVGSANGEMDFLTVPTKITPVKQMMAELQSDDEEPGLGYTHTLMYGRYTKDLGEYAKDEARRLRLLERRRKKDDKARNKELLDVRDNKFFKAASWLWRNTFARLGEDWVFLALLGIIMALLSYVMDKGISMCTNSRVWLYRDLTNHPVLQYLAWVSLPVCLILFSAGFVHLVAPQSIGSGIPEMKTILRGVALKEYLTFKTLVAKVIGLTATLGSGMPLGKEGPFVHIASIVSQLLSKIITSFQSIYENESRNTEMLAAACAVGVGACFAAPIGGVLFSIEVTTTYFAVRNYWRGFFAAVCGATVFRLLAVWFQKADTVTAMFSTNFTSDFPFDPQELFVFALIGLVCGLGGALYVWVHRKYVLFMRSNKKMNKFLQKNRFLYPGIVALIVATLSFPLGFGKYIAGELSTHDQVHQLFSNFTWTKHELTVEQAAVVSNWRTPETNVFANLIIYLLYTFFMSIIASTIPVPSGMFIPVFKIGAAFGRIIGEAMHLWFPHGVRYGGMLAPIIPGGYSVVGAAAFSGAVTHTVSVGVIVFEMTGQITHIVPVMIAALISNAVAALLQPSMYDSIILIKKLPYLPDLLPSGSGMYNIYVEDFMVRDVRYIWKGISYQQLKEILKANKSLRSLPIVDSPDNRTLLGSVQRYELIKMIDKHIGREKRLEVAAKLMKEAEEKAREEQERQKREAAEAAKARRPSRFEVVPAPDILKLRERANNEMLPPQARRESNASLTSGPMFGATQPKKSILKKTNSFTLKGFSPLSPHSPVHTPYTTITGTESRIRSAFDIIFRKSATLQDVTPDPEIGSIGTPSIVGSEVAPLTPGISKKVQLPRERVIDMSPEDQKAWEMEEMAKPIDVGNLHIDPAPFQLVERTSILKVHSLFSMVGINHAYVTNVGRLVGVVALKELRTAIESVNNGTLTPETVKAKQEEEARALAQKESDNNNGISAEDPLLPKRPGDTFSDKKARN
- the LOC1273077 gene encoding chloride channel protein 2 isoform X4 — translated: MWRKSGTDRAGKMRDRVGGHRGHPGSGGLERLRANSTDYTERIFHDEEFGEENVELVDEEWASFERVLREFRERRLLNASMDNLPRQKKSSRKRRAQAFYPMPMPSMSDTVDQDSSSVSSSDEAYETDEDGYIRTLMYGRYTKDLGEYAKDEARRLRLLERRRKKDDKARNKELLDVRDNKFFKAASWLWRNTFARLGEDWVFLALLGIIMALLSYVMDKGISMCTNSRVWLYRDLTNHPVLQYLAWVSLPVCLILFSAGFVHLVAPQSIGSGIPEMKTILRGVALKEYLTFKTLVAKVIGLTATLGSGMPLGKEGPFVHIASIVSQLLSKIITSFQSIYENESRNTEMLAAACAVGVGACFAAPIGGVLFSIEVTTTYFAVRNYWRGFFAAVCGATVFRLLAVWFQKADTVTAMFSTNFTSDFPFDPQELFVFALIGLVCGLGGALYVWVHRKYVLFMRSNKKMNKFLQKNRFLYPGIVALIVATLSFPLGFGKYIAGELSTHDQVHQLFSNFTWTKHELTVEQAAVVSNWRTPETNVFANLIIYLLYTFFMSIIASTIPVPSGMFIPVFKIGAAFGRIIGEAMHLWFPHGVRYGGMLAPIIPGGYSVVGAAAFSGAVTHTVSVGVIVFEMTGQITHIVPVMIAALISNAVAALLQPSMYDSIILIKKLPYLPDLLPSGSGMYNIYVEDFMVRDVRYIWKGISYQQLKEILKANKSLRSLPIVDSPDNRTLLGSVQRYELIKMIDKHIGREKRLEVAAKLMKEAEEKAREEQERQKREAAEAAKARRPSRFEVVPAPDILKLRERANNEMLPPQARRESNASLTSGPMFGATQPKKSILKKTNSFTLKGFSPLSPHSPVHTPYTTITGTESRIRSAFDIIFRKSATLQDVTPDPEIGSIGTPSIVGSEVAPLTPGISKKVQLPRERVIDMSPEDQKAWEMEEMAKPIDVGNLHIDPAPFQLVERTSILKVHSLFSMVGINHAYVTNVGRLVGVVALKELRTAIESVNNGTLTPETVKAKQEEEARALAQKESDNNNGISAEDPLLPKRPGDTFSDKKARN
- the LOC1273077 gene encoding chloride channel protein 2 isoform X12, producing MYGRYTKDLGEYAKDEARRLRLLERRRKKDDKARNKELLDVRDNKFFKAASWLWRNTFARLGEDWVFLALLGIIMALLSYVMDKGISMCTNSRVWLYRDLTNHPVLQYLAWVSLPVCLILFSAGFVHLVAPQSIGSGIPEMKTILRGVALKEYLTFKTLVAKVIGLTATLGSGMPLGKEGPFVHIASIVSQLLSKIITSFQSIYENESRNTEMLAAACAVGVGACFAAPIGGVLFSIEVTTTYFAVRNYWRGFFAAVCGATVFRLLAVWFQKADTVTAMFSTNFTSDFPFDPQELFVFALIGLVCGLGGALYVWVHRKYVLFMRSNKKMNKFLQKNRFLYPGIVALIVATLSFPLGFGKYIAGELSTHDQVHQLFSNFTWTKHELTVEQAAVVSNWRTPETNVFANLIIYLLYTFFMSIIASTIPVPSGMFIPVFKIGAAFGRIIGEAMHLWFPHGVRYGGMLAPIIPGGYSVVGAAAFSGAVTHTVSVGVIVFEMTGQITHIVPVMIAALISNAVAALLQPSMYDSIILIKKLPYLPDLLPSGSGMYNIYVEDFMVRDVRYIWKGISYQQLKEILKANKSLRSLPIVDSPDNRTLLGSVQRYELIKMIDKHIGREKRLEVAAKLMKEAEEKAREEQERQKREAAEAAKARRPSRFEVVPAPDILKLRERANNEMLPPQARRESNASLTSGPMFGATQPKKSILKKTNSFTLKGFSPLSPHSPVHTPYTTITGTESRIRSAFDIIFRKSATLQDVTPDPEIGSIGTPSIVGSEVAPLTPGISKKVQLPRERVIDMSPEDQKAWEMEEMAKPIDVGNLHIDPAPFQLVERTSILKVHSLFSMVGINHAYVTNVGRLVGVVALKELRTAIESVNNGTLTPETVKAKQEEEARALAQKESDNNNGISAEDPLLPKRPGDTFSDKKARN